A single region of the Zootoca vivipara chromosome 2, rZooViv1.1, whole genome shotgun sequence genome encodes:
- the KIAA1191 gene encoding putative monooxygenase p33MONOX isoform X2, which translates to MASRRTDVPAIEHGSGGFLGKMSQPIGMNRRTFSYDDALEDTAPMTPPPPNMSTNILWKRPVVPERKYEDISKDEEGETSMHLSAITPSSSTETVNKVPVVKAKATHIIMNSLITKQTQESIQRFEQQAGLRDAGYTPHKGLTAEETKYHRVAESLHNLKMQSGEMAKEDKQASSAQSTPSSTPHSSPKRTYRGWFSQGSSASITGPELAAMDSGGGDGDKVPSEKWSFFGPRALQKHTDSGGFTVQAYKGAQKPTPMELMRAHATRMAEDPATFKPPKMDIPAMDEKKRPPSSHNLRPRDMNVLTPTGF; encoded by the exons ATGGCTTCAAGAAGAACAGATGTTCCTG CCATTGAGCATGGCTCTGGAGGCTTTCTAGGAAAGATGTCCCAACCCATTGGAATGAACCGTCGGACATTCAGTTATGATGATGCCCTTGAGGATACAGCACCaatgactcctcctcctcctaatatGTCCACCAATATCCTGTGGAAACGGCCAGTCGTCCCAGAACGCAAATATGAAGATATTTCCAAG GATGAGGAAGGGGAGACTAGCATGCATCTATCTGCCATTACCCCCTCATCTTCCACTGAGACTGTGAACAAGGTTCCAGTAGTGAAGGCCAAGGCCACCCACATCATCATGAATTCTCTCATCACAA AGCAAACTCAGGAGAGCATTCAACGCTTTGAGCAGCAGGCAGGGTTGAGAGATGCCGGATACACTCCCCACAAAGGCCTCACAGCAGAGGAGACTAAATACCATCGTGTGGCTGAGTCACTCCAT AACCTAAAGATGCAAAGTGGAGAGATGGCAAAAGAAGATAAACAGGCCTCTTCCGCCCAGTCCACTCCAAGCAGCACTCCCCATTCCTCTCCCAAGCGCACATACAG GGGTTGGTTTAGTCAGGGGTCCTCCGCATCCATCACGGGTCCTGAGCTTGCTGCCATGGATTCCGGTGGTGGGGATGGCGATAAAGTACCGTCTGAAAAATGGAGCTTCTTTGGACCTAGAGCTCttcaaaaacacactgattcag ggGGCTTTACTGTCCAGGCCTATAAGGGTGCCCAGAAACCAACCCCAATGGAACTAATGCGTGCCCATGCCACCAGGATGGCAGAGGACCCTGCAACTTTCAAGCCTCCCAAGATGGATATTCCAGCTATGGATGAAAAGAAGCGGCCCCCAAGTTCTCATAACCTCAGACCCCGGGACATGAATGTGCTTACTCCTACTGGGTTCTAG
- the KIAA1191 gene encoding putative monooxygenase p33MONOX isoform X1, whose translation MLEDHLNEISANVICTTCLYKVDILKVQPTVKFPSLSLAIEHGSGGFLGKMSQPIGMNRRTFSYDDALEDTAPMTPPPPNMSTNILWKRPVVPERKYEDISKDEEGETSMHLSAITPSSSTETVNKVPVVKAKATHIIMNSLITKQTQESIQRFEQQAGLRDAGYTPHKGLTAEETKYHRVAESLHNLKMQSGEMAKEDKQASSAQSTPSSTPHSSPKRTYRGWFSQGSSASITGPELAAMDSGGGDGDKVPSEKWSFFGPRALQKHTDSGGFTVQAYKGAQKPTPMELMRAHATRMAEDPATFKPPKMDIPAMDEKKRPPSSHNLRPRDMNVLTPTGF comes from the exons ATGCTAGAAGATCATCTTAATGAAATAAGTGCTAATGTGATCTGTACTACTTGCTTGTATAAAGTTGACATTCTAAAAGTGCAGCCTACTGTGAAATTTCCATCTCTGTCCTTAGCCATTGAGCATGGCTCTGGAGGCTTTCTAGGAAAGATGTCCCAACCCATTGGAATGAACCGTCGGACATTCAGTTATGATGATGCCCTTGAGGATACAGCACCaatgactcctcctcctcctaatatGTCCACCAATATCCTGTGGAAACGGCCAGTCGTCCCAGAACGCAAATATGAAGATATTTCCAAG GATGAGGAAGGGGAGACTAGCATGCATCTATCTGCCATTACCCCCTCATCTTCCACTGAGACTGTGAACAAGGTTCCAGTAGTGAAGGCCAAGGCCACCCACATCATCATGAATTCTCTCATCACAA AGCAAACTCAGGAGAGCATTCAACGCTTTGAGCAGCAGGCAGGGTTGAGAGATGCCGGATACACTCCCCACAAAGGCCTCACAGCAGAGGAGACTAAATACCATCGTGTGGCTGAGTCACTCCAT AACCTAAAGATGCAAAGTGGAGAGATGGCAAAAGAAGATAAACAGGCCTCTTCCGCCCAGTCCACTCCAAGCAGCACTCCCCATTCCTCTCCCAAGCGCACATACAG GGGTTGGTTTAGTCAGGGGTCCTCCGCATCCATCACGGGTCCTGAGCTTGCTGCCATGGATTCCGGTGGTGGGGATGGCGATAAAGTACCGTCTGAAAAATGGAGCTTCTTTGGACCTAGAGCTCttcaaaaacacactgattcag ggGGCTTTACTGTCCAGGCCTATAAGGGTGCCCAGAAACCAACCCCAATGGAACTAATGCGTGCCCATGCCACCAGGATGGCAGAGGACCCTGCAACTTTCAAGCCTCCCAAGATGGATATTCCAGCTATGGATGAAAAGAAGCGGCCCCCAAGTTCTCATAACCTCAGACCCCGGGACATGAATGTGCTTACTCCTACTGGGTTCTAG
- the KIAA1191 gene encoding putative monooxygenase p33MONOX isoform X3 — translation MLEDHLNEISANVICTTCLYKVDILKVQPTVKFPSLSLAIEHGSGGFLGKMSQPIGMNRRTFSYDDALEDTAPMTPPPPNMSTNILWKRPVVPERKYEDISKNLKMQSGEMAKEDKQASSAQSTPSSTPHSSPKRTYRGWFSQGSSASITGPELAAMDSGGGDGDKVPSEKWSFFGPRALQKHTDSGGFTVQAYKGAQKPTPMELMRAHATRMAEDPATFKPPKMDIPAMDEKKRPPSSHNLRPRDMNVLTPTGF, via the exons ATGCTAGAAGATCATCTTAATGAAATAAGTGCTAATGTGATCTGTACTACTTGCTTGTATAAAGTTGACATTCTAAAAGTGCAGCCTACTGTGAAATTTCCATCTCTGTCCTTAGCCATTGAGCATGGCTCTGGAGGCTTTCTAGGAAAGATGTCCCAACCCATTGGAATGAACCGTCGGACATTCAGTTATGATGATGCCCTTGAGGATACAGCACCaatgactcctcctcctcctaatatGTCCACCAATATCCTGTGGAAACGGCCAGTCGTCCCAGAACGCAAATATGAAGATATTTCCAAG AACCTAAAGATGCAAAGTGGAGAGATGGCAAAAGAAGATAAACAGGCCTCTTCCGCCCAGTCCACTCCAAGCAGCACTCCCCATTCCTCTCCCAAGCGCACATACAG GGGTTGGTTTAGTCAGGGGTCCTCCGCATCCATCACGGGTCCTGAGCTTGCTGCCATGGATTCCGGTGGTGGGGATGGCGATAAAGTACCGTCTGAAAAATGGAGCTTCTTTGGACCTAGAGCTCttcaaaaacacactgattcag ggGGCTTTACTGTCCAGGCCTATAAGGGTGCCCAGAAACCAACCCCAATGGAACTAATGCGTGCCCATGCCACCAGGATGGCAGAGGACCCTGCAACTTTCAAGCCTCCCAAGATGGATATTCCAGCTATGGATGAAAAGAAGCGGCCCCCAAGTTCTCATAACCTCAGACCCCGGGACATGAATGTGCTTACTCCTACTGGGTTCTAG